The nucleotide window CTTCAGAGCCGCCCAGAATGTCCATCTCATCGGTAAAGCTGACTTTGTGTACCGAAAAGGCTCCTCTTCCATCTCGTTCACTCTCCACGGCGCGTCGATTCTGCTCCGGTTGTCAGCCAATTGGGACTGGTTCATTAGCCTCACTGTTGATGACTACCCACTTCTCAAACAAGACGGTACTGGCTTGGATTTCAGTTCATTGTTTCTGGGTTGCTTGTGATTTTTTGTGTTTCTGATATGCTTTTTTGTTTGTGGGTTGTGCAGATCTTCTTCACATCTTGTCGTTTCTGCCCAAAGATCTGAACTTTGTGAACCATTCGAGTTACATTGGCTGGAGAGAGTAGgtgcatttgtttttgttttttttgttttttttttgttgtatctGTTGTTTTCGAGTTTTTGTGTTATTGGTGTTTTGAATGTTGTGGTGGATGCTGAAGTATGTGAGGGTTTGAATGTTTTGTGGTGCTGCAGGTCGAAGAGATTGAAACCGGTCATTGTTGATCCGGGGCTTTATCTTTCTGAGAAAAATGTGATGTTCTATGCAGCACAGAAAAGGGTGTTGCCTAATGCTTACCGGTTGTTTACAGGTTCATTTCTTTTCCTTACTTGGTTATATGTTTAAATTCTTAAGTTGATTTCAATTATCAAAGAGAAATGCCTAGTTTTTGCACTGTGGAAGTTATGATTGCTTATAAGTTTAGATTTAACTACCAATTGCAATGTCACGTTGTGAATTATATGGTGAGTGAGCGAACGTCAATAGTCAATCTAGGTTATCTGGCCAAAAGTTACTGGGGATTTAGGCATCTATGATTCTATTTTACTTCAGTCATTAGTAGCATAATCTGGTCAGTTGAACACATTATATTGAACTTTGAAATGGTGTTGCTAGAGTAAGCTGTAAACTGGTAGGCTTTTAGAATTGTGTGATTAGACTACATCAGCAGTCCCACTGCTAGATCTTTATGTATCCTCATGTAGTCTCTTTTTCCCTGTTGATGAGTAGTATCTTTATGTTGTGGAGACATAAACCAGACCAAGAGCGTCAGGCCATATAAGGATGGTTCAGTTAACTAGTATCAACTTATAGGACCATGTTTTTGGAGCATGGACCTCGTCAAGCATTGATTGGATTTGTGCAATCGTTAGGCTTGAGCTTCTAATGTGGTTCTCTACCAGTGCTACCAGGCAACAGCTGGTGGCAAAGTGGAAAGGAAGCACCTTTCATGCCAACAATGATGAGGGAAGTATTCTAGTCTAGTGGTTTAGGATCCAAAGTAATCTTAAGGAGGAAGACAAACATAATTCTGGAGCACCAGTCGTCTGAATTATGGGTTGGGGAGTATCCGAGTTTTTGGTTGAAACATCTGATATATCCATCAATGATACATGTGCGGATGCAGACCTAAAATCAGTCTAGTTATAAGTTGCCTTATAGCATATCCTATATGTCACTTTCTGCTAGTTTAGCAACTTATGGTTGAAAGTATAAACAAGTGCAATGAACCTGATATAATCTCTAGCTGTTAATAGAGGATGCTTTCTAGTATATGCTTATTTCATACTTCTGATAAGCTTGTGAGTTCCTCTCAATTATTCCAAAGTAAATTAGTCTGCGGTCTAAATATAAGGGGTTCtggatttttttctttctagggGAGGGATATAAGTAGGCATTGTtgttttgcaaaaaaaaaaggtgctcTGCACCGTATGCCATTATGGGTCAACTGCTAAGTAAGAGTCTAGGATGTGTCTCTAACTATAGAGTGATGGAAATGATTAACATAAAATTTCTCCTTATGAGAATGATTATTGCATGGACTATCTGCTCGATGTCCATTGGCTTTCAGCTGGTCTTCCGAATTTGCCTTGAACAACCAAATAGTTCTGGCATTATCACTACCTTTATTTGCTTATCACAAAATAGAAGTATGCAACAGAGAGCAGAGATACTTTTGACCTTGATGAAGTTTTGATTTGAAGCCCGCAGTGTGGTTGATGCAAATATCTAATATTCTTAACTAACTATTTAGTTTTATACAAAGAGTGTGGCCTATATAAGTTACATGCCACTATTTGGAGTTCGATAGATTCAAAATTACTTGTCTGTACAGCAATTAATTCACTCGTTTTAATTCACCGACTGCTATATAACCTGTTGGACCTTGGACCAATTAATATGTTCCAGTTATGGCTATCAAGCTTCGTCTGAGCTATCCTCAAATCTGTTCAACTACTTCCTAGTAATTGTGGTTATTTACAATTTGACTGGGCATTGCTCTGCAAGACTtgcatgtgttttttttttcttcccttttctcCTTATGATATGGTTTTGATTTTAATAAATTAGCTATCTTCAAATTTGTTCAACTACTTGGTAGTAATTGTGGTTATTTACAATTGACTGGCATTCCTATGCAAGACTTGCTTGTTTTCTTTCCCACTTTTCTCCTTACGATGTGGGTTTGATTTTAATAAATTAGTGGTTGGATCATGGACAGATAAAAATTTGCCAAACTAATTGTTTATGATGATTTTTTGTGCAGGTGCTTCATTTAATATTCTAAGTCGTAACTTTATGgagttttgtgttcttggtaTTGACAACCTCCCACGGACTCTATTGATGTATTTTGCAAACACAGCTTCTTCCCTTTCTGACTACTTTCCTACTGTTATTTGCAACTCCCGGCAGTTCAATAAAACTGTCCTAAACCATAATTTACTATATGCTAATTTTGACACACCCCCAAAAGAGAAGCATCCGCTGCTCAATTCCAGTGATTTTGATGTTATGGTTCGGAATGGAGCTGCCTTTGCCACAGGATTTCGATCAGATGATCCAATACTTGACCGTATAGACAGAGAAATTTTAGAACGCCGCCGGGGAAAAGTTGTGCCTGGTGGTTGGTGTTTAGGTGGGTTTGGAAATGACACTTGCTCAATTTGGGGAGATGCTGATATTTTGAGGCCTAGTCCAAGAGCAAGAGGACTCGAGAAACTTTTAGTTGGTTTGCTCTCAAATGGTACATTTCGTTCCCACCAATGTATATATGAGTGATCTAGATTCAGTCCCAGCAGAGATAGAGGAAAGGATAATGTAATTGCCTTCCACCATTTGGAAGATTTTGGCAGAAGATTACCTGCTATGGGGCTATTCTTTCTAGAACACTAGGTTTATTTAGCTGAAGTttgagattgttgtaaaatgtATCATTGTGCTATTAGAGTTGACCACCGTGTCCTGGTGTACAAGTGATCCTTGCCATTTGCCCTCCACCCCATTGTTTGCAGAATTATATTTTGTGTTTAGAAATCGATGATTGAAGGAAGTTTGCATTTGTCTTGCACGTCAGAGTTGAAATGAATGGCATAGCaccttttgaagttgaggtttCCCTGGGCGTACAGTACTTGGTGGTGAAATGGAAGCGTCATACATCATGCACCGGTATTTTATCTGTATTTTCCTTTCGAGAATATATATTCTGAATCATTGTTTAACCAGATGTTGCTCTTTTGCATATATGAATATAGCTTCTGTTTTGATTGAGTTGACAACTACTGACAAGCTAGCTCTTTGAaatagtagtttttttttttttttgaaaggtgaAATAGTAGTTTAAAACGGCAAGAATTGGGTATAAAGGTTATGAAATCAAACTGattctttgaaaagaaaagagcaaGATGGAGTTGGATAAAACGGCTGCAAATATTAGTGCCAGGTTGAGTTTAGATTGATAATTCCTTTGATAATAGTAGCATGGTAACCTGAGGAACATCATAGGACAGAGGAACCCAGGAAACCACAATGGGGATCAAACTGATGACTGAACTCAGCCACTTTTATACTTAAAAATTTGTTGAATATGAACCGAGTCTCCCACAAACAATGCTCCACTTGTACGTATATATCCCTCGTCTACCTCTCCAATAACTATTACTCTGCCGTCTCCGTTCATGGGTTAACAAGATTTTCAGAAAACTCCAAAAAATGTAGCTACTGCAAAAACTAGAAACAGAGCACCACCAATGTAGCCAACCTGATTCAAGATACGAGTTTCCAATATGAGAATTATGACATAAAACTGCAAGTTTTCCAAGATTAATAATAGCGTTAAGAGAAAGTTGTGCTTCTTACCAGTTTCTCAGAAATGTATTTGGCAAGAAATGCACCTCCTAGAACGGCAATGAAAGTAGCAAGTGCGTGTCCAGCAATTGCTCCACCCGCCACACCCCATGGAGACTGTAGTCAACAAGTCTTAGAGGAAACCATTTCACCAAGAGATAATAAAACTTGGAAGAAAGATATATGTGCTGATTAAAACTAAAAAAGGTTGCACCTGTGCAGCACCCAGAGCTATTGTCGCAAGCATTGAGCGATCTCCCCATTCCTAGAAGCAAAAACATTATAGTCCAATATTATTGTCCTTCACATATCTGAATGACATTACtgataatatttaaaaattcctTAGGTGTGCAATGCACAAGGAATAAGCTCCATCCAATTTAATGGCACGGTGCGATGGAGTTGCTGACTTGTTATTGCAAATGAAGGCACCATCACTCACACTGAGATCAGGTTGGAGGTCatggagaatttttttttataaaactttttttccccttaatgTCAAACATGTCTGGAAATAATAATACCCAAGACATGTAAGCATGCCACACGTTGCTACAGATAAGTCCAAAGAATATATACTTACAGCAACAAATACAAGGCTGAATGATTTCCAAATAATTGCAAGTGGATTAGTGAGCCGCCTTGATGCCTGAAAAGACAAAATATAAAATACATAAAAAGTGCATTATAACAGAATTTGCTATAATGGATTTTGGAAAACATGCAATACTCCGCACACATACAAATATGGAGCTGTAAACAAAAGCTGAATAACGCACATGCCCTAAAAAAATTGCAACAGCGTACTTTTTACATGCACAAAGCCTCAGTGAGTGAATTACTAGACTACCTTCTGTTTTACAAGCTCCTCTGCTTCAGCATATTCATCAAGCCCAGGGCTGCTTTTATCACCACTCTCAACAACATTTGATGGAAGGTCCCATGCATCTTTTATTGATTTGAGACCAAAGAATAGTAAAAGAGTTACGGCAGCATATTCTCCAATTGGCAAGGCTGTTAACATGACCACAGAATGGCGAAAGATCAGGATATTTGATCAGAGGGTAGGCAATACGTAATATCtcttaaaattttgaaattgtggGATAATTTTAATTGAAATTATAAAATATTAAACACAAATTTGACTGTTCACTTGTTAACATCTGCTTGAAAACACCACACCGCCATGGACGGAGTCTGGAATGGGAACTTGAGGACTAATTATTATCTTACACAGTGACATACAAACCCGTAACAAGTGAATAATAATCAATAATCACTAATCAATTCAAAAGTACAACATCTCTCTCAAAATATAAAGGTGTCTATGAAGGTTTAGTATAGGCTTTGAAGCACCATGTAAAATTTGGAAAATGGATGTCCCTTATCTGGTGGTTTGCTTGTAAAATTCTGCACGAGAAGTAGAAAAAGTAGAAATCGAAGAGGATGTAGGTGATGATCATTTGGTCATTTCTTAACTCATGAAAGTCTATTGAAAAACATCGTGTGGCATGCAATAAAATTCTCTTGAAATTGCCCTTTTTTCATGAAAAGAGAGCCCCTAGGAGTATATGTAATGAACGACcaataaaagtgaaagtgtATTATAAGGCCTAACCACAAAGAATGCAGCAAAATTCCAAAATATAGGGTAAGGATCATATTGAAAATAATCATAAAGATGAGAAAGATCATAACGTAGGGGTAAGGATTTTAGGGCTTGGGTGGGGAGGGGGACGAAGAAGTCATTTAGACCAACTTCTTCTCTTTATAAAAACCTTTGTTAACTGGTATACTGAGTGGAGTTAAAAGACTATTTACCATATCTACCATTATCTAACTGATATGCTGGATAGGAAAATTAACATGCTTTCACTGGTAAGCAACAAAGATAAATACATTATTCAACTAATATTTGTGAACCCATTACCTAAACATATATGCAAATTAGTGTGAATATGATGAGTAGAAAGGCCAAGAATTACTACTTACTTGTCTGGAACTGAGCAGGCACCGAATGAAATATACGCCCAATAATGACAGACAGAATTGTCATAAGTGCAAGAGCACCCATTGACCCCAACAGAACCTATTCAATTGAGTTTATCAACACAGGTAATGTTCAATCTATACAGCACAAGCACACATGGCGAGAGAGATTCATACCAGTCCTTTCTCATATTGCATGGCCAAGAGTGCAGCAATGAAGAATGTCTGCTCCATAGAGAGAAAGAGTCAATAAGGTCCATTTTGAATTCTTGCACAACACATAATTAGACGAAATTCTGGATAACTCCTGGTCTAGGAAACTAGCTTTATGATACAGTTGTCAGCTTCCATAGTTAAAAATTTTGAATGCCAGTCGAACACAAGACCTCATATCAGTTACTAATTTCCAATCTCAGTAAACACAATGATCAAAATTTTACTGAAAAGATGAGATGAATATAAGAAGAATAAAGAGAAAATTAGAAG belongs to Rosa chinensis cultivar Old Blush chromosome 4, RchiOBHm-V2, whole genome shotgun sequence and includes:
- the LOC112197569 gene encoding beta-glucuronosyltransferase GlcAT14A; protein product: MSSSSPTLNPTHRLTLQEAMQNSDHPPPPSPFPSNPSFKDRFLVFLIIFASSLFALLVFLTLSSSSPSSSASLTYATLSPPSSSSSFSPPSSPHMPPDPFLFPTQQSHRVIYHDNNSSDPTPPSLAYLLSGSKGDLGRILRLLHATYHPRNQYLLHLDRFASQTDRDQLALKVQSVPIFRAAQNVHLIGKADFVYRKGSSSISFTLHGASILLRLSANWDWFISLTVDDYPLLKQDDLLHILSFLPKDLNFVNHSSYIGWRESKRLKPVIVDPGLYLSEKNVMFYAAQKRVLPNAYRLFTGASFNILSRNFMEFCVLGIDNLPRTLLMYFANTASSLSDYFPTVICNSRQFNKTVLNHNLLYANFDTPPKEKHPLLNSSDFDVMVRNGAAFATGFRSDDPILDRIDREILERRRGKVVPGGWCLGGFGNDTCSIWGDADILRPSPRARGLEKLLVGLLSNGTFRSHQCIYE
- the LOC112197570 gene encoding protein PAM71-homolog, chloroplastic isoform X2, with the translated sequence MEGLVLVHTPLIPRKKLPLLALVDALPSCTTLSRKPITPSIRYRELSRLAGSKVRVQASNVSIGSGGYESGEENKKQKIVSSDANNNSSSEVEKPPIQIPYPLSVALVLLGCGLLFSLIAFVRGGPSTILAAIAKSGFTAAFSLIFVSEIGDKTFFIAALLAMQYEKGLVLLGSMGALALMTILSVIIGRIFHSVPAQFQTTLPIGEYAAVTLLLFFGLKSIKDAWDLPSNVVESGDKSSPGLDEYAEAEELVKQKASRRLTNPLAIIWKSFSLVFVAEWGDRSMLATIALGAAQSPWGVAGGAIAGHALATFIAVLGGAFLAKYISEKLVGYIGGALFLVFAVATFFGVF
- the LOC112197570 gene encoding protein PAM71-homolog, chloroplastic isoform X1, coding for MEGLVLVHTPLIPRKKLPLLALVDALPSCTTLSRKPITPSIRYRELSRLAGSKVRVQASNVSIGSGGYESGEENKKQKIVSSDANNNSSSEVFGSEKPPIQIPYPLSVALVLLGCGLLFSLIAFVRGGPSTILAAIAKSGFTAAFSLIFVSEIGDKTFFIAALLAMQYEKGLVLLGSMGALALMTILSVIIGRIFHSVPAQFQTTLPIGEYAAVTLLLFFGLKSIKDAWDLPSNVVESGDKSSPGLDEYAEAEELVKQKASRRLTNPLAIIWKSFSLVFVAEWGDRSMLATIALGAAQSPWGVAGGAIAGHALATFIAVLGGAFLAKYISEKLVGYIGGALFLVFAVATFFGVF